A region from the Cryptococcus decagattii chromosome 5, complete sequence genome encodes:
- a CDS encoding 2-deoxy-D-gluconate 3-dehydrogenase — protein sequence MSYIEDLFGLTGKTALITGATRGIGSRMALALAKAGADIILVQRNTSNTSTRDAIVAAGRKADIVVCDLSDAVAVGKLIPHVTKELGRTLDIVVNCGGIQRRHPVENFPDDDWNEVLQVNLNTVFTITRDAGRHMLESRGGVAGEPVPEGGAAGNPRGFGKIINISSLVAFQGGLNVVAYAAAKHGVQGIVKSFSNGWAAKGVCVNAIAPGYIATDMNEALIADKDRARQILERIPAGRWGTPEDFEGAVVFLASRASDYVTGECLFVDGGWMAR from the exons ATGTCCTACATAGAAGATCTCTTTGGCCTTACCGGCAAAACTGCTTT GATTACTGGCGCAACCCGAGGCATCGGGTCTCGAATGGCCCTTGCTCTCGCCAAAGCCGGTGCCGACATCATCCTTGTCCAACGTAACACCAGCAACACCTCCACCCGCGACGCCATTGTTGCCGCCGGTCGCAAAGCCGACATTGTCGTCTGCGACCTCAGTGATGCGGTCGCTGTTGGCAAGCTCATTCCCCACGTTACCAAGGAGCTCGGACGAACTCTTGACATTGTCGTGAACTGTGGCGGTATCCAACGTCGACACCCTGTTGAGAACTTCCCTGATGATGACTGGAACGAAGTTCTCCAGGTCAACTTGAACACTGTCTTCACTATCACTCGAGATGCTGGTAGGCACATGCTCGAATCTCGAGGTGGTGTCGCTGGTGAGCCCGTCCCCGAAGGCGGTGCTGCTGGTAACCCCAGGGGCTTCGGCAAGATCATCAACATCTCTAGTTTAGTGGCTTTCCAGGGTGGTTTGAACGTTGTGGCTTACGCTGCTGCCAAGCACGGTGTCCAAGGAATC GTCAAGTCCTTCTCTAACGGTTGGGCTGCCAAGGGCGTCTGTGTCAATGCCATTGCCCCTGGTTACATCGCTACTGAC ATGAACGAAGCTCTCATTGCAGACAAGGACCGAGCTCGTCAAATTCTCGAACGTATCCCTGCCGGCAGATGGGGAACCCCTGAAGATTTCGAGGGTGCCGTTGTCTTCCTTGCTTCTCGAGCGAGTGACTACGTCACTGGTGAATGTCTTTTCGTTGACGGTGGATGGATGGCTC GTTAA